The following proteins are co-located in the Camarhynchus parvulus chromosome 17, STF_HiC, whole genome shotgun sequence genome:
- the AK1 gene encoding adenylate kinase isoenzyme 1 isoform X1 codes for MRPVPACSGAVDNEHLWDTTWHWNSSPMAEVPWGLCAQMWPHIPSCPEKLKQHKIIFVVGGPGSGKGTQCEKIVQKYGYTHLSTGDLLRAEVSSGSERGKKLQAIMEKGELVPLDTVLDMLRDAMVAKADVSKGFLIDGYPREVKQGEEFEKKIAPPTLLLYVDAGKDTMVKRLLKRGETSGRVDDNEETIKKRLETYYKATEPVIAFYKSRGIVRQLNAEGSVEEVFQQVCTHLDCL; via the exons ATGAGGCcagtccctgcctgcagtggaGCCGTGGACAATGAGCACCTCTGGGACACCACGTGGCACTGGAATTCCAGCCCCATGGCCGAGGTGCCATGGGGTCTTTGTGCTCAGATGTGGCCACACATCCCAAGCTGCCCAG aaaagCTCAAGCAACACAAAATCATCTTTGTGGTGG GTGGCCCTGGCTCGGGCAAAGGGACACAGTGTGAGAAGATTGTGCAGAAGTATGGCTACACCCACCTGTCCACGGGGGACCTGCTGCGGGCAGAGGTCAGCTCGGGCTCGGAGCGGGGCAAGAAGCTGCAGGCCATCATGGAGAAGGGAGAGCTGGTGCCCCTG GACACGGTGCTGGACATGCTGAGGGACGCCATGGTGGCCAAAGCAGACGTGTCCAAGGGCTTCCTGATCGACGGATACCCCCGCGAGGTGAAGCAGGGAGAGGAGTTTGAGAAGAAG ATCGCGCCCCCCACGCTGCTGCTGTACGTGGATGCGGGGAAGGACACGATGGTGAAACGCCTGCTGAAGAGAGGAGAGACCAGTGGGAGGGTGGATGACAATGAGGAGACCATCAAGAAGCGTTTGGAGACCTACTACAAGGCCACTGAGCCTGTCATTGCCTTCTACAAGAGCAGAGGCATCGTCCGCCAG CTCAACGCCGAGGGCTCTGTGGAGGAGGTTTTCCAGCAGGTCTGCACCCACCTCGACTGCCTGTGA
- the AK1 gene encoding adenylate kinase isoenzyme 1 isoform X2 has translation MATEKLKQHKIIFVVGGPGSGKGTQCEKIVQKYGYTHLSTGDLLRAEVSSGSERGKKLQAIMEKGELVPLDTVLDMLRDAMVAKADVSKGFLIDGYPREVKQGEEFEKKIAPPTLLLYVDAGKDTMVKRLLKRGETSGRVDDNEETIKKRLETYYKATEPVIAFYKSRGIVRQLNAEGSVEEVFQQVCTHLDCL, from the exons ATGGCGACAG aaaagCTCAAGCAACACAAAATCATCTTTGTGGTGG GTGGCCCTGGCTCGGGCAAAGGGACACAGTGTGAGAAGATTGTGCAGAAGTATGGCTACACCCACCTGTCCACGGGGGACCTGCTGCGGGCAGAGGTCAGCTCGGGCTCGGAGCGGGGCAAGAAGCTGCAGGCCATCATGGAGAAGGGAGAGCTGGTGCCCCTG GACACGGTGCTGGACATGCTGAGGGACGCCATGGTGGCCAAAGCAGACGTGTCCAAGGGCTTCCTGATCGACGGATACCCCCGCGAGGTGAAGCAGGGAGAGGAGTTTGAGAAGAAG ATCGCGCCCCCCACGCTGCTGCTGTACGTGGATGCGGGGAAGGACACGATGGTGAAACGCCTGCTGAAGAGAGGAGAGACCAGTGGGAGGGTGGATGACAATGAGGAGACCATCAAGAAGCGTTTGGAGACCTACTACAAGGCCACTGAGCCTGTCATTGCCTTCTACAAGAGCAGAGGCATCGTCCGCCAG CTCAACGCCGAGGGCTCTGTGGAGGAGGTTTTCCAGCAGGTCTGCACCCACCTCGACTGCCTGTGA